TGAAACCAAAGGTGGTATTAACAATGATAGAAATAAAGGCAGAAGACTGGAAGACCAGCGTGTACAGAACTACTCTGTACGTGGTGAACACCTGTTGGGTAGCAAGGTCGACCTGGACTGGGCTGTGAGCTATTCATCTGCCAGCGAAGATCGTCCGAACGAACGTTATATGGAATTCCGTGTGAAAGATGCACCAGTAGCCCTGGATCTTTCTGACACCCGTTTTCCATTGGTAACAACGACCGTAACTGATGAAGATCTGAACTTCAATTCCCTGTCGGAGAATCATGATTATACCCGCGAGAATGAATTGGGTCTGAAATTGAACCTGCGTTTTCCATTCAGCATTCTGCCTGATCAGAAAGGTCGTTTGCGTGTAGGTGGTAGAATGCGTATCAAGGATAAGAAACGTGAGAATAACTACTTCGATTATGAGCCTGTAACAGAGTATGGTTCATTGGCAACTATGCCGCTGGTAAGTTATACTGGTGCAGGTTATCAGCCTGGTTCCAAATATAGTCGTGGTTCATTTGTATCTAAAGAATATTTAGGTAGTCTGAACCTGAATGATGCAAGTAAGTTCACAGGCGAAGATAATCCTGCGGAGTATCTGTCAGCGAACTACAAAGCAAATGAAACCATCACTGCGGGTTATGTTCGCTGGGATCAGGACTTTACATCCAAACTCTCAATGATTGCGGGTGTACGTCTGGAAAATACCGCTATCGACTATGAAGGTAACGTAGTCGAAGATGAAGAAGATCTGACTGGTCAGCGTAATGTAAAGAACAGTTACCTGAATGTACTGCCGGAGGTAACTTTCCGGTATAATGTAAATAATGATTTAGTAATTCGTGCAGCTGCGACTACTTCAATCGCGCGTCCTAACTACTATGATATCGCACCTTATGTAAGCAGTGTGGCAGATGATGCTGCGATCAGTGCGGGCAATCCCGATCTGAAAGCTGCATATGCATGGAACTTTGATATCATGGCAGAGCAGTATTTTAAATCAGTAGGTATCCTGTCTGGTGGCGTGTTCTATAAGAGTATCAATGACTTCATTTATACATTCAAAGATGCGTCTTATTCTGCTGCAGATTTCACGGCTGATTATGGTAGCACTGCTACAAACCCGATTCCTGATGGTGAGAACTGGACGTACAAACAAGCGCGTAATGGTGATAATGTAAAGGTGTATGGATTTGAAGTAGCGTTACAGCGCCAGTTGGATTTTCTGCCCGGATTTGCAAAAGGTTTTGGTGTGTATGTGAACTATACTTACACAAAATCTACAGCGAGTGGGGTGTATAATTCTGATGGCGAAAAGCGTACTGGTGTTACCTTACCGGGTACAGCGCCGCATATGTTTAATGCTTCCATTTCATTCGAAAATAAGCGCTTTACTGCAAGAGTTTCTGGTAACTATACTGCGGCTTATCTGGATGCATTGGGTGGTAGTGATTTTGATGATAGCTATTATGACAAGCAGTTCTTTTTAGATGCAAATGCGTCTTACAAATTTGCTAAGAACTGGCGCTTCTTTGCAGAGGCGAATAACCTGACTAATCAGCCATTAAGGTATTATCAGGGGATTTCTTCAAGAACAATGCAGGCGGAGTATTATAGGCCAAGATATAACTTCGGTGTGAAGTTTGACTTATAAAAGAACAAACTCTCGTTTAAATAAAAAGGGGTTATCGTATTACGATAACCCCTTTTACAATTATGCAAGTGTTATGTTAAAACTTGAATGCAACTGTACCAGTAAAGCTTCTGGACTTTTGAGGATTCATGGATGAATAACCAATCCAGTAGTGTTTGTCAGTCAGGTTATCTACTTTCGCGCCGAACCTGAATTTAGGTGTATCGTAAGAAAGTGCAGCATTCAGTACTGTATATGCTGGAAGTACAAAAACACCTGTAGTTCTGCTGTTTACAATCTTTACATCGCTGGCGTAGTTACCACCTGCACCAAAGCTCAGGCCTTTCAGTTTACCATTTGCAATACGGTAGTTCAACCACAGGTTAGCAGAGGTTGGAGAAGACGCTGTACCTGGACGAAGACCATTTACATCATCGCTTGTATTGATGTAATAAGATTCATTATAGCTATAACCCGCTACTACGCTGAAGCCCTGAAATGGATTAGCAATAATGCTTACTTCCACACCTTTGCTCTTCTGGCTACCATCCTGAACATAGAAATTAGGATGTGCAGCATCAGAACGTAACACGTCTTTTACTTTGATATCATAGTAGCTGATAGTACCGGTCAGCTTACCATCAAACATATCCATCTTCACACCACCTTCCCATTGGTTAGCCTGTTCTGGCTTGGAAATAGTGGTCTCAGTTTCACTTACGTAGATCAGTGAATTCGTGTTGGTGAAGCCATTCTGGTAGTTACCAAATAAGGACAGACGATCCTTAACAACCTGGTAAACGATACCAAATTTAGGAGACAATGCAGTCTGATTATATCCACCGGATGTAGTACCGGTAGCAGGGCTATAATTTCCTTTGAAATCATAGTAATCGATACGTAAACCTGCTTGTACCATCAGTTGATCTGTAATGTTGAACACATCAGATGCATATGCACTGTAAACGTATTTTTTGTAGATGTATGGATATTCTACGGAACTACCCAATGACTTGTAAACATCGTTCATGTTAGTAGCATTGAAATCACGGTAGTTTGATACAGTTCCATAAGTAGGTACCTGATCATATTCAGCACTCTTGAACATCTGGTTGGAGTTCAGGTAGAAGAAGTCGATCCCACCTACAAAGCGGTTTCTGAATTTACCAATTTTGAAATCACCGATGAAGTTGTGTTGAATTTCAGTGATGCTTTGTTTACTGTTTTCAGTAGACTGATCCTGACGGGAGATAGAATCACCTGGCAGCAGGTAGAAGTAAGGACCAAAACCGTCAGAATAACTGTTGGTCATAGATACAACTGTCTGTGTATTCCACTGATCAGAGATCTTATAATTCATGCTACCAAAAAAGTTTGCATTGCGGCTGGTAGCAGTCAGATCTTCGTTAATGAATGCCCGGTTGTAATCTATTTTCAGTTTATCAGCTCTCTGTGCCGTCAGATCAGCGGTAGTTAACCACCATGGCATAAAGAAGAATGTATTACCGTTACCTTCCCCACTCATGAATTCTGCTTCGAGTGATATATTTAACCTGTCGTTGATTTTGTAAGAAAGGCTTGGTGCAAATGCAAATGTCTTGCTATGACCCACATCCATCCAGCTGTCCTGTGTAGTATAAGCTGTATTGATACGCAGCAGTATATTCTTCGCAGAATCCAGTGGCGTATTTACATCCGCCATGATGCGGTTGTAATTATAGCTACCACCTGCCACTGCTACCTCACCACCAAAATGGTCATAAGGTCTTTTAGTAACACGGTTGATCAAACCACCGTAAGAAGTCAGCTGAGCACCGAACAGTGTGGCGTTAGGGCCTTTGATTACCTCGATGCTTTCAATATTGCTCGCGTCGATTACAGAAGAAACGTTACCTGCCACCCCATTGCGCAATTGGCTTTGAACAGTAAAACCACGTGAGTTGTAGTACGCACCACCATCACCACTACGGTTGGTTGCTTCCCACATCTTAGTAATACCAGGTGCATTTCTCATCGCATCATCCACAGTGTAAACCTGTTGCTGTGCCAGCAGATCCTTGGTGATCACTGAATATACTGTAGGGTTCTCAACATTCGCTAATGGTAATTTAGACACATAATTACTTGAACGTCTAACCAACTTAGTCTGGTTCCCTGTAATAACTATCTCAGAAAGTTGTTTACTGGATACTTCCAGCTGGAATTTTACGGATACTGTCTTACCAGCTTCTACAGTCACATCTTCTGTCTTATTCGCAAAACCTGTAAAAGAAATCGCTACCTGGTAGTTACCAGCAGGCAAATTCTTAAACACAAACGTACCAGCACCATCAGAAACCGTCATAAAACCGGTACCCTGTAAGATTACAGACACGTCCGCAGCTGGCTTACCATCAGATGTTACAATCTTACCTTTAATTCCTCCATTATTATCTTCTAAAGTAGTAGCAGTAGCGGCATAGAAGAAGGAAACAATCATGCTCAGAACAAGCATGAAGGACTTAATAGTCATCCTTACCATAAACTTTTGTTATTTTTTGCGCAGCAAAATTGCATTTTGATAACCTGGTTATCATGCCGATTCGGGAAAATCGTTTACGCAAAAGGGAAAATTTATGACGGAATCAATCATTTTTTACCGAAAAAGTATCGCAATCGTACGGAGGAACTCCTTCTTTTGTGCATTTTTTGGCTGATCAGAACCCTGTTTTACTGATCAGCGCCCGGACTTTCTTCACTCGTACCAGGCGCTGCTGCCTGCTCAATCACCTTTCTGGTCACCTGATCCTGCTCCGCTTCCCGCAGGAAATCTTTGATCCCTGCCATGATCCTATCCACCATCTTCTGTCTGAAACCCTCGTCCAGCACGTTCATTTCATCTTCAGGGTTACTTAAGAACAAGGTCTCGATCAGGGCATCCGGAAACTCAGTAGGGTTATTAAGAATAAAATTGAAGTCACCATTATTGCCAAAGTCCGACAAGCCTAAACCTAGCAACTGGGCGTGGATTGACCTGTTAAAAGGTTCGCAGAAGGGGTATTTATAATAATTAGCCGTACCATGTACATCCACCGGGTTCACAGATGAGTTCAGGTGAATACTAATGAGTAGATCGGGGTTCATTTGTCTGTAATAAGACAGTCTGTCTTCATTAGGAACGAACTGGTCTGTAGTACGGGTCATAAGTACTTTTGCTCCCTCCTTTTCCAGGGCTGTTTTCAGCAACATGGAAATCATCAGCGTCAGCTGTTTTTCATAGTACCCGGCGGCACCCAGCGCCCCTACATTTGTACCACCATGACCCGGGTCTAAACCCAATGTCAGGTTTTTCAGCTGGAAACTGGCTGGAGGATGCTTGACAGCGATTACGAGGAGGGTACTGTCATAATAGACCTTATAACCCCATGGTTGCTTATGTTTCAGCGATATATTCACTCTGAGTACATCCGAGCCGATCTGTTCCCATTTGATACCTTTTACTTCCTGCATGGAATCAGCACCAGGGGTAAAGTCTGGTTCCAGGTTCGCCCCATGAATATCCAGCGTTATTTTTCCCGGATCTACCTGCTGGGTACTGAGGTAGGGGAGTCGTTCAGATAATGCTACAGCGATGTAATCGTATTTTGCATCACTCCATGTACGGGTTGCTTCCACGATATTAAGGGGTGTTGGCTCACTCAAACTAACAGTTTCCAGTAATAACTCAGGAATGAACGCGGTCTGCTGATTGCTGAGTTTTACTTTATAATAGTTGCCTTGCTTACCGGTGATGCGGAGCAATACATCCGAATCCAGGTACCCAATTTTGAGGGGCCCAAGGCGATCTCCTTCCGGTGCAATTGTGAGGTAGGTATTTCTGTCAATCGTTCTGCCAGCCAGCAGTTGATCGCGTTGGTAAGTGAGTTTATTACTGCTTTGTAAGACAGTGGTATTGCCATCTTTATTCTTCAGGAATACAGCAATCCTGTTATCTAACAGAGAGTCTGCTTCCTGTATCACATAAGAACCTTCGTAGAAGCCTTCAGCACCGTATTTGGAAGAAGGTAATTCATGCAAGGGTGTTTCATGCATCCAGTAAGCTTTACAGCCCGGATAACCTTTAATCCTTACACGGATGGTATCACCGGGGGAAAGGGTGCTATTCCCTTTTGGAAATACTTTGATATCATCTATTCTGAATACGCTGGTCGCTCTGACCGGCGGCAATGTTGTATAATAGTAGTTGTAGGTTCGGGACACCTTTTTGCCGGTAGTATCTTTAGTGGTTAGTGTAAATGAAGTCCTGCCGGGCTTGATGATCCGTTTTAAAGCAAATACACCGGTGGGGTATACGTGTATGGTATCATCATTCAGTGTTACTTTACAACCTATACAGGTGCGACCTGACATATATTGCTTAGAACTACTGGTATTGATTTCAGTCTTTACAGGCTGCACCATTTTAAGGAAGGCTTGCTCCTGCGCTTTTACTCCGGTAAAGGCTATCTGTATCAGTATGATGAATGCTATTACTCTCATGATTGTCCGGTCGCAAATAAACAAAAAAAATGCCATCCGCCTCTTCGCGGGATGGCATTACTTAATTAAATTCCAAAAGGAGCTGCCTACAGACTGCTCCTTTTGGGTAAGATATTTTTACAAGCTATATTTATTCTCCGCCAGCAATTTATCTGCAATTCTCCTCCTCGAATCCTTCGTATTCACCGGCGCAGCTTTTGTGAACCGCTTAATGCCTAACAACATCATACGCTGTTCATCGCCTTCAGCAAAAGAATTAATCGCATCTTTCGCATACTTATTAATACGATCAGCAGTATCATACAGGTAGGTTTTCACGATATCAGCCTGCAACGCATTTGCAGATTCTCCCTCTATTTCAATTCGCTTGAGCAGGCGCAGCAACGCACTTTCCGCAAGGAACGTCTCTATCGCCATATCTGCAATATTCATGAGTATTTCCTGTTCGCTTTCCAACTTTGCCATCAGCTTTTGTGCAGCCGCACCAGCTACCAGCAGGATCGCTTTTTTCAGGTTCACGATCTGCTTTTTCTCAGCACTGTAAGGTGTTTCATCATCACTGCCAAAATCAGGAATACTCATCAGCTCCTTCATCACATTCATCGCAGGGTTCATCAGGTCCAGCCTTCCTTTCATAGCACGCTTCAGCGTCATATCCAGTGTAAGCAGACGATTGATTTCGTTCGTGCCTTCAAAGATCCGGTTGATGCGACTATCGCGATATGCTTTGGATATCACATATTCATCACTGAAACCATTTCCTCCATGGATCTGTACCCCTTCGTCAACTACATAGTCGAGTGCTTCTGAACCACCTACTTTCAGGATGGCGCATTCCACCGCATATTCTTCCGCAGCACCCAGCAGAGCTTCATTGAATGGTTTACCGGCTGCTATCAGTTCTTTTTCTTTCTCGTCGATGAGCTGTGCAGTGCGATAGAGTGCTGATTCATTCACCCATATACGGATTGCCATTTCTGCTAACTTATGTTTGATGGCTCCGAAGTTACCAATGGATTGTTTGAACTGCTCGCGTGTGTTCGCGTATTCAATGGTGATGGAGGCTGTTTTCTTGGCGGCTCCCAATGCTGCCGCACACAGTTTGAGACGACCGATATTCAGGATATTGAAGGCAATGAGATGTCCTTTGCCGATCTCGCCCAGTACATTTTCCACAGGAACCTGTGCATCCTGGAAGTAGATCTGTCGGGTAGAAGAACCTTTGATACCCATCTTGTGCTCTTCAGCTCCCAGCGTGAATCCGGGGGTATCTTTATCCACAATAAAGGCGGTGAATTTATCGCCGTCTATTTTCGCAAATACAGTGAATACATCTGCAAAACCGGAGTTGGTGATCCAGCACTTCTGGCCATTTAGTAAATAGAATTTACCATCGGCAGATAGTTTGGCGGTAGTTTTCGCACTGAGCGCATCAGAACCGGAGTTGGGTTCTGTCAGCGCATATGCACCTTTCATCTCGCCGGAGCCAAGAGAGGGAATGTATTTCTGTTTCTGGGCTTCTGTACCGAAGTACAGAATAGGGAGTGAGCCGATACCCGTATGGGCCGCCATGGCTACAGAAAAGGAGTGACCCGCGCCCAGGGCTTCGTTGATGAGCGTTGCTGTGACGAAGTCTTTGCCTAACCCTCCGTATTCCTCAGGGAAGGCAGCACCCAGCAATCCCTGCCCGCCGGCCTTTTCCAGTAAGGAAGGCATAAGCCCTTCTTCCAGTTTATCGATCCGGTCCAGCACAGGTGTGACTTCCTTTGCCACAAACTGTTCGGCCATCTCTTTAATCATTTTTTGTTCTTCATTGAAATCTTCGGGAGTAAACACTTCATGTACAGGGCTTTCTTTGATCAGGAACTCAGCGCCCTTCAACGTGGACTTATCAACAGTTGCTTCCATTGTGATAAAGTTTTGTCAGTTAATTTGAGTTACTATTCAATTTACTTTTTTTACCTCACATAGCAATTTTAAATCGTGAAAATTGAAGGGCAAAGGCCTGTAGCCGGCCTTAATAGAAAACGTTAAAATTGAAACTGGTACATTTGCGATATGCAGTCATTTTTCCTTCCATATCAAAACAGCCGCATCCATGGAGCCATCGCCGGCAAAGGCGACGATCTCCTCGTATGCCTGCACGGTTTCGGGGAAAGTACACTGCCTTTTTCCCGGTTGGTTCCCGCTCTTGGGGGTGTTTTCACAATAGTGGCACTCGACCTGCCCCTTCATGGCAAAACCGTGTGGCAGGAAAACCGCCCTTTTGAAAAAGAAGACCTTCATGCCATCATCGACCTGCTCCTGGAAATGCGAAAGAAAACCGTCTTCTCCCTGTTGGGGTACAGCATGGGGGGCCGTCTCGCCCTTTGTATCACAGAAAAGATGGCCCCGCAGATCAGGGAATTGATCCTGCTGGCAGCCGATGGCCTCAGGGATAATCCCTGGCATCACTTTGTAACGCAAACCCGCATCGGTCACCGGCTTTTCAAACACATCACCTATCACCCGGGATTTTATTTCTGGCTACTCAATACCGGCAACAGGCTGAGACTCATTAACAACAGCCTGCACCGCTTTGCAAACAACAGTATGAATACCCTCGGAAAACGGGAACAGGTTTTCAATGTATGGACCATCATGGCCCACATGATGCCCAACCGGAAACTCATCAAACAACAGCTGGCCCAATATCGCATCCACACCCTGCTCATATTTGGCAAATACGACAGGGTGATTCCATCGGTATTGGGTATACGGTTTATGGACGGTACTTTTCCCTGCGAAACACTGGTCCTTGACAAAGGTCATCAGCTACTTACAGAAGACCTGGGTGAAATAATATTGGATAAGATTTAAATTCGCGTATGTATTTTTTTCTAACTGTCTTATTCCTGCTGGGAGGATTGTATGGCATATTGATGATACGATATGGACTTGGCTGGAAGGCATTACCACCCTATACACCCACTGCACCCATCAGCGGTGGTACCAAAGTGACCGTTATTATTCCTGCCCGCGATGAAGAGGATAACCTGCCACCCTTATTGGCAGCGCTTCACGCCCAGGATTACCCGGCCCACCTGTTTGAAGTCATTGTCATCGACGACTTTTCTACAGACCGTACTCCCAATGTCGTAAAAGAATTTCCCGCAGCCAATATCAAACTACTGCAACTAAGTCAATACCTCAGCGCTACGGAAAGACTGAATTCCTATAAAAAGAAAGCCATCGAACTGGCGATAGAACAAGCTACCGGTGACCTGATCATGACCACAGACGCTGATTGCGTGATGGGGCCACTATGGATCAGTACCATGGTCAGATTCTATGAACAATACCAGCCTAAATTTATAGCCGCCCCGGTGAGCTTCTATAAAGAAACTAACTTCTTCAAGATCCTGCAGTCGCTGGACTTCATGACCATGCAGGGGATCACGGGTGCATTAGCCTGGTTGAAAGATGGTACCATGTGTAATGGGGCCAACCTTGCTTATGAAAGAAAGGTGTTCTACGAAGTTGATGCTTTCAAAGGGATCGATAATATTGCCTCCGGAGATGATATGTTGCTGATGTTCAAGGTATTTAAGGCTTATCCGGATGGCGTGAAATACCTGAAAAGCCAGGATGCAATCGTGGAGACGTTGCCTGTCGATACCTTCCGGGCTTTTATGAATCAGCGGATCCGCTGGTCATCTAAAGCAGATAAGTATGACGATAAGCGGCTCACCTGGGTGCTGGCGCTGGTCTACTTCTGGAATGTGGTATTGTTGTTTGGTGGGCTGTTCTGCATTTTTGCCCCCGGAGCTTTGCCATATTTCCTGATAGCGATGGTGTACAAGGTGGTGCTGGAATTCTTCTTTCTGATTCCTGTATCTCAATTCTTCCGGAAAAAAGGCCTGCTTGGCTGGTTTATACCCGGACAGTTATTTCATATTCCATATATTGTAGTGGCGGGGTGGCTTGGTAAGTTTGGTTCTTACCAGTGGAAAGGCCGAAAAGTAAAATAATTTATGGCGGAACTCAATATACGATCATCTTTCCGGCAGCAGGCCTGGGCCAGGCTGCAACGCAATAAGGGGGCAGTAGCAGGCATGTTGCTGATCGCCATCGCTGTCGTAGTCAGCGTCATTGCTTATTGGGTGGCGCCGGATGGTACACCGATGGCAAACAGGATGATTGTAGAGATAGGAGGGCAGCATCCCGGTTTCAGGATTGACTTACTGGCATTGCCCAAACAGCAACCAGTAGAAAAAGTAGGCTTCCTGGAAAGATTGATGGACGGACAGGCAGAAGATGTGACCTGGGTACCTGTGACCAGCTACCGTTCTGCAGGAGATAGCGTCGTTGTACAGCGCTATATAGATGAAGAAACGTCCATGAGAGAAAGCTACCCGGCGAAAGGTACTTACATCAGGCACTACAAAGCCTGGCTGGGCACGGACAAATTTGGAAGGGATATCCTGAGCCGCCTGTTGGTAGGTACGAGGGTAAGCCTGAGTGTAGGGTTTATAGCGGTGATAATTTCTCTAACTATTGGTATTCTCCTGGGGGCAGTAGCCGGATATTTCCGGGGAGTAACGGATGAGGTTGTGATGTGGCTGGTGAATGTGATCTGGTCAGTACCTACATTATTACTCGTATTTGCTATTACCCTGGCCCTCGGCAAAGGTTTCTGGCAGGTATTTATTGCGGTGGGCCTCACTATGTGGGTAAATGTAGCCCGCATTATCAGGGGGCAGGTGATGTCGCTGAGAGAACTGACCTTTATCGAGGCTACCCGTGCACTGGGTTTTGGGCATACCCGTACAATTGTAAAGCATATTTTACCTAATATATTAGGACCTGTGATGGTGGTTGCTGCCGGTAATTTTGCCACGGCAATCGTGGTAGAGGCGGGCCTGAGTTTCCTGGGAGTAGGTGTACAGCCGCCACAACCCTCCTGGGGCCTGATGATC
This Chitinophaga sancti DNA region includes the following protein-coding sequences:
- a CDS encoding TonB-dependent receptor produces the protein MVRMTIKSFMLVLSMIVSFFYAATATTLEDNNGGIKGKIVTSDGKPAADVSVILQGTGFMTVSDGAGTFVFKNLPAGNYQVAISFTGFANKTEDVTVEAGKTVSVKFQLEVSSKQLSEIVITGNQTKLVRRSSNYVSKLPLANVENPTVYSVITKDLLAQQQVYTVDDAMRNAPGITKMWEATNRSGDGGAYYNSRGFTVQSQLRNGVAGNVSSVIDASNIESIEVIKGPNATLFGAQLTSYGGLINRVTKRPYDHFGGEVAVAGGSYNYNRIMADVNTPLDSAKNILLRINTAYTTQDSWMDVGHSKTFAFAPSLSYKINDRLNISLEAEFMSGEGNGNTFFFMPWWLTTADLTAQRADKLKIDYNRAFINEDLTATSRNANFFGSMNYKISDQWNTQTVVSMTNSYSDGFGPYFYLLPGDSISRQDQSTENSKQSITEIQHNFIGDFKIGKFRNRFVGGIDFFYLNSNQMFKSAEYDQVPTYGTVSNYRDFNATNMNDVYKSLGSSVEYPYIYKKYVYSAYASDVFNITDQLMVQAGLRIDYYDFKGNYSPATGTTSGGYNQTALSPKFGIVYQVVKDRLSLFGNYQNGFTNTNSLIYVSETETTISKPEQANQWEGGVKMDMFDGKLTGTISYYDIKVKDVLRSDAAHPNFYVQDGSQKSKGVEVSIIANPFQGFSVVAGYSYNESYYINTSDDVNGLRPGTASSPTSANLWLNYRIANGKLKGLSFGAGGNYASDVKIVNSRTTGVFVLPAYTVLNAALSYDTPKFRFGAKVDNLTDKHYWIGYSSMNPQKSRSFTGTVAFKF
- a CDS encoding ABC transporter permease, with translation MAELNIRSSFRQQAWARLQRNKGAVAGMLLIAIAVVVSVIAYWVAPDGTPMANRMIVEIGGQHPGFRIDLLALPKQQPVEKVGFLERLMDGQAEDVTWVPVTSYRSAGDSVVVQRYIDEETSMRESYPAKGTYIRHYKAWLGTDKFGRDILSRLLVGTRVSLSVGFIAVIISLTIGILLGAVAGYFRGVTDEVVMWLVNVIWSVPTLLLVFAITLALGKGFWQVFIAVGLTMWVNVARIIRGQVMSLRELTFIEATRALGFGHTRTIVKHILPNILGPVMVVAAGNFATAIVVEAGLSFLGVGVQPPQPSWGLMIKENYNFIITHNPLLALAPGVAIMLMVLAFNLLGNGLRDAMDVRQ
- a CDS encoding alpha/beta hydrolase; the encoded protein is MQSFFLPYQNSRIHGAIAGKGDDLLVCLHGFGESTLPFSRLVPALGGVFTIVALDLPLHGKTVWQENRPFEKEDLHAIIDLLLEMRKKTVFSLLGYSMGGRLALCITEKMAPQIRELILLAADGLRDNPWHHFVTQTRIGHRLFKHITYHPGFYFWLLNTGNRLRLINNSLHRFANNSMNTLGKREQVFNVWTIMAHMMPNRKLIKQQLAQYRIHTLLIFGKYDRVIPSVLGIRFMDGTFPCETLVLDKGHQLLTEDLGEIILDKI
- a CDS encoding N-acetylmuramoyl-L-alanine amidase gives rise to the protein MRVIAFIILIQIAFTGVKAQEQAFLKMVQPVKTEINTSSSKQYMSGRTCIGCKVTLNDDTIHVYPTGVFALKRIIKPGRTSFTLTTKDTTGKKVSRTYNYYYTTLPPVRATSVFRIDDIKVFPKGNSTLSPGDTIRVRIKGYPGCKAYWMHETPLHELPSSKYGAEGFYEGSYVIQEADSLLDNRIAVFLKNKDGNTTVLQSSNKLTYQRDQLLAGRTIDRNTYLTIAPEGDRLGPLKIGYLDSDVLLRITGKQGNYYKVKLSNQQTAFIPELLLETVSLSEPTPLNIVEATRTWSDAKYDYIAVALSERLPYLSTQQVDPGKITLDIHGANLEPDFTPGADSMQEVKGIKWEQIGSDVLRVNISLKHKQPWGYKVYYDSTLLVIAVKHPPASFQLKNLTLGLDPGHGGTNVGALGAAGYYEKQLTLMISMLLKTALEKEGAKVLMTRTTDQFVPNEDRLSYYRQMNPDLLISIHLNSSVNPVDVHGTANYYKYPFCEPFNRSIHAQLLGLGLSDFGNNGDFNFILNNPTEFPDALIETLFLSNPEDEMNVLDEGFRQKMVDRIMAGIKDFLREAEQDQVTRKVIEQAAAPGTSEESPGADQ
- a CDS encoding TonB-dependent receptor, whose translation is MRKLIFTLLFSWLSVICLGQTTGLVTGSIVDKNQALSLPGATLKLKPGSHYTVSNQQGKFEFLGVPVGTYTLEVTYIGYQSYTQEVTVAPGKATDLKLQLEAGGIAGKEVLVVGDRLRGQAKALNQQKNNPNVTNIVSADQIGRFPDANIGDAMKRIPGITMQNDQGEARNIIIRGLAPELNSVTMNGDRIPSAEGDNRRVQMDLIPSDMVQTIEVNKTLTPDMDADAIGGSVNLVTRAAPNGLRVSATLSGGVNPIRNKPLYTGGLVLGNRFFNNKLGAVVSASYNNNDYGSDDVEATWKKDDAGNVYTEEMEVRTYNVQRIRRSLSAALDYKINPKNTIYLNAMYNWRDDRENRYRLRYSDIEPEYADDGSISSYTGQVRRETKGGINNDRNKGRRLEDQRVQNYSVRGEHLLGSKVDLDWAVSYSSASEDRPNERYMEFRVKDAPVALDLSDTRFPLVTTTVTDEDLNFNSLSENHDYTRENELGLKLNLRFPFSILPDQKGRLRVGGRMRIKDKKRENNYFDYEPVTEYGSLATMPLVSYTGAGYQPGSKYSRGSFVSKEYLGSLNLNDASKFTGEDNPAEYLSANYKANETITAGYVRWDQDFTSKLSMIAGVRLENTAIDYEGNVVEDEEDLTGQRNVKNSYLNVLPEVTFRYNVNNDLVIRAAATTSIARPNYYDIAPYVSSVADDAAISAGNPDLKAAYAWNFDIMAEQYFKSVGILSGGVFYKSINDFIYTFKDASYSAADFTADYGSTATNPIPDGENWTYKQARNGDNVKVYGFEVALQRQLDFLPGFAKGFGVYVNYTYTKSTASGVYNSDGEKRTGVTLPGTAPHMFNASISFENKRFTARVSGNYTAAYLDALGGSDFDDSYYDKQFFLDANASYKFAKNWRFFAEANNLTNQPLRYYQGISSRTMQAEYYRPRYNFGVKFDL
- a CDS encoding glycosyltransferase, with the protein product MYFFLTVLFLLGGLYGILMIRYGLGWKALPPYTPTAPISGGTKVTVIIPARDEEDNLPPLLAALHAQDYPAHLFEVIVIDDFSTDRTPNVVKEFPAANIKLLQLSQYLSATERLNSYKKKAIELAIEQATGDLIMTTDADCVMGPLWISTMVRFYEQYQPKFIAAPVSFYKETNFFKILQSLDFMTMQGITGALAWLKDGTMCNGANLAYERKVFYEVDAFKGIDNIASGDDMLLMFKVFKAYPDGVKYLKSQDAIVETLPVDTFRAFMNQRIRWSSKADKYDDKRLTWVLALVYFWNVVLLFGGLFCIFAPGALPYFLIAMVYKVVLEFFFLIPVSQFFRKKGLLGWFIPGQLFHIPYIVVAGWLGKFGSYQWKGRKVK
- a CDS encoding acyl-CoA dehydrogenase family protein, whose product is MEATVDKSTLKGAEFLIKESPVHEVFTPEDFNEEQKMIKEMAEQFVAKEVTPVLDRIDKLEEGLMPSLLEKAGGQGLLGAAFPEEYGGLGKDFVTATLINEALGAGHSFSVAMAAHTGIGSLPILYFGTEAQKQKYIPSLGSGEMKGAYALTEPNSGSDALSAKTTAKLSADGKFYLLNGQKCWITNSGFADVFTVFAKIDGDKFTAFIVDKDTPGFTLGAEEHKMGIKGSSTRQIYFQDAQVPVENVLGEIGKGHLIAFNILNIGRLKLCAAALGAAKKTASITIEYANTREQFKQSIGNFGAIKHKLAEMAIRIWVNESALYRTAQLIDEKEKELIAAGKPFNEALLGAAEEYAVECAILKVGGSEALDYVVDEGVQIHGGNGFSDEYVISKAYRDSRINRIFEGTNEINRLLTLDMTLKRAMKGRLDLMNPAMNVMKELMSIPDFGSDDETPYSAEKKQIVNLKKAILLVAGAAAQKLMAKLESEQEILMNIADMAIETFLAESALLRLLKRIEIEGESANALQADIVKTYLYDTADRINKYAKDAINSFAEGDEQRMMLLGIKRFTKAAPVNTKDSRRRIADKLLAENKYSL